Proteins encoded within one genomic window of Bombus terrestris chromosome 11, iyBomTerr1.2, whole genome shotgun sequence:
- the LOC100642894 gene encoding uncharacterized protein C19orf47 homolog gives MASSLSAYWVKFFKGAGFPQDVATKHAVVFSNNRIKPDMLPDLDKPSLKEMGITLMGDMIAILRYAKKVVEETTCERFLVDTEDNVGKPKPMIKKVATKAASSTSKAIATKLKSDTIITKKIVKIPTSSVKKTVVAKKSASTSGEIITDLANQKKQTILKRKLKEDNEFDSNNEDEWQETPKKLKSLDNEDNKVGYTVILPKGSTSRSQQILKNSIEQKRTVFDRLGDSSVTSTTNPTETSQTFNITGLGKDILKRSVSVFNRLGDKDAKKDNTITQAGILKNGTNSVGILKSRSSNTRTSILTTNKIIPKNVGTMRADQEANRKVMSNNVTQLVKTTKRISFNNTSLRDNRLIKSNVTSGKLASERLTSIPAKARLGMVKTSSTKQVTFDRITTVAHVKKPDVFSRLGI, from the exons ATGGCATCATCATTATCAG caTATTgggtaaaattttttaaaggagCTGGATTTCCTCAAGATGTAGCTACAAAACATGCTGTTGTGTTTTCcaataatcgtattaaaccAGACATGTTACCTGATTTGGACAAACCTAGTCTCAAAGAAATGGGAATTACTTTAATGGGAGATATGATTGCTATTTTAAGATATGCAAAAAAAGTAGTAGAAGAGACAACATGTGAAAGATTCTTAGTTGATACAGAGGATAATGTTGGAAAGCCCAAACCAATGATTAAAAAAGTAGCAACAAAAGCAGCTAGTTCTACTTCTAAAGCTATTGCTACTAAACTTAAATCTGATACAATAATCACAAAAAAGATTGTTAAGATTCCAACAAGTTCGGTTAAGAAAACTGTTGTTGCTAAAAAATCAGCATCAACATCGGGTGAAATAATTACAGATCTTGCTAATCAAAAAAAGCAGACCAtccttaaaagaaaattaaaagaggACAATGAATTTGATAGTAATAATGAAGATGAGTGGCAAGAAACACCTAAAAAACTAAAATCACTTGATAATGAAGATAATAAAGTaggatatactgtaatacttcCAAAAGGATCAACATCTAGAAGTCAACAAATTCTTAAAAACTCAATAGAACAAAAGCGAACTGTATTTGACAGGCTGGGTGATAGTTCTGTAACTAGTACAACAAATCCAACTGAAACATCACAGACATTTAATATTACTGGATTAGGAAAAGATATCCTTAAAAGATCCGTGAGTGTTTTTAATCGATTAGGAGATAAAGATGCCAAAAAGGATAATACCATAACACAAGCAGGTATATTGAAAAATGGAACAAATAGTGTAGGAATATTAAAAAGCAGAAGTTCCAATACAAGAACTTCGATTCTtacaacaaataaaattataccaaAAAATGTAGGCACAATGCGGGCTGATCAAGAAGCAAATAGAAAAGTTATGTCAAATAATGTTACACAGTTAGTGAAAACAAcgaaaagaatttcttttaacAACACATCTTTAAGAGACAACAGATTGATAAAATCCAATGTTACATCTGGAAAGCTAG CTTCAGAAAGATTAACTTCGATACCAGCAAAAGCACGTTTGGGAATGGTTAAAACAAGCAGTACTAAACAAGTAACTTTCGACAGAATTACAACGGTAGCGCACGTGAAGAAACCAGATGTTTTCAGTCGCCTTGGAATTTGA